ttttatttttcttattcatagtaaaaaaaatcacacctAATACTAACAACacctaaaacaaaaatcaatattttccgACCTagttgtaacaaaataaaaaccattttcaaaatttttatcttttttaaaaacatagtttttaaaaactgttttcgaAAATTGTTcgttttaatattatgtttaataagGTTATCAAATTTTCACCGGCGATAAATTGTGATCTTAGATAAAAAGCAAAGAGCTCCAGCTGAAATGTTAGCACTGTGGCTAGTcataaaaagtttacattttaactccaataataatttcctttcaCAAAGCgatactaaaacaaatttagttaaagttaataaatgtttatcagTTTAAGTGTATTTCTGAAACCAgcttgttatttaataattatgaataagtaGCATTCCATAGTATTGGTTtcgattaatatttatttacataatccttaatataatatacaaccaatttccaaaatatttacaattcaaatataCAACTCATTGTAGGATTTCAATAAgatataaatatgcatattatgAAGTAAGAAttagtttcaatatttaaaatgaacatcAAAAACCATTTCTCAAGCATTCACCAAACATGTATTTCTCAATTTTAGTCTTCAGAGTGCTCATGCTCATTCGGTCTTGAATATGCTTGAACACTTTTCTGGAGCACGTGAaaagcaaaaatacaaaaagaccTTGCAATGAATTGAGTATATCGAACAGAAACCATACAACGGTGTCCAGCTTTGCTACTCGCAGCCATTCAGCTTCactatatgaaaaaataatgccaATAGCGCCAATGAGCCATGTAATACCCATCATTACAGCCAATCGTATATGCAATACAAGGTTCAGTTGTGCCGTTTGGCGTTGGTCGCTTTCCACAGTTTGtttcattgtattattttttagtataaaagcactcaaaacaaagaaaacagcATTGCtcaaaaatagaacaaatgCGGGAAGTGAAAAAAAGATTCCTTTGGCAACATCGTTCGTCAACCAGCAAAAACCGTTCTTTCCATATAGAGGCTTGATCTTTTCTGATACATTTTTAGAGTTGTCCAAGCCAACACATACTGAGACGATGCACAATGGCACCAACCAGGCGTAAGAGGAATACCAAAGAAATTGGCGAAGTCGTGCACTTTTATTACTCACCATCAATCTCTCTGTTGCCATTCTTAGTGTCTTCCACACATCAAAAGCCATGACATTCATCCAAAAGAAGGCTACAAGAAAGAAATATTGCTTCAATATTCCAGCCAAGACGCAAGACTTTCCAAATACTTGTGGTATTTGTACTATTAAGGAAAAAGAATATGCCATTAAGAAAGCAACACCTAGAGATGCCAGATTATATCCAGGTAAGTTTCTTAAAGATGGCACCAGGCAAAAAGTTACAATATGTATCAGCAACGCAAGTATCGAAATAGCACTTCCGATATTGCCTATGTACAAAGCAGCTTTGTTGGTATCATCCATAGGTTTAGGTAAAAGTTTGTTGAACTCGTCTTCATCTATATCATCATAATCCATGGAACACAGAACTAGTTTTCCCGCTTTGTTGACCTCGTATACTTCATCTTCGAGTAAAACTCCATAAAGAATGACAGAACCATTCAGAAGATGTTTAAACTCATCAGCATTGTATTCGAATGTTCcacaatgtttaaaaagttcctTCTTCAATTGTTCAGTGGGATAAAAACATATCCTTCTATCATTTTGAATGATATGCATTTTGGAAGGATGGATAGTAGTATTGTAAGAAGGAATGAACATGTTGCCGTTTGCCAAGAATTCGACGTTTTTAATGTCCAGAATCACTCTAGCACAATGCTTTTGGAAATCTAGATTAGATGCAGTTGCAATATACTTGGCAGATGTATCAGATGTCGAAGTATTTGCGGAATTGGAAACTAAATTAGATGTAGAAATAATTGCCTCATTTGAATCTGAATCGGATACAGAAGAATTTGTGTGATCGGAATCTAAATTGGCTGAAAAAGGATGTGCATACTTGGAATCTAAACTAGATGTGGCAGTATTTTCGTTACTGAAAATTGGCTGAGTTTGTTTCATTGAAGAATTGGAAATAGTAAGAAGTGGATTTCCGTAAGATCTCATCACTTGTGTAaatgcaataatataaaaatatagctcCATTTTGAGAATAACAATCTTGTTCTGAATTTTAGTAGATCAAAATCAAATTGTGATGTTTTATCTATGATATGAAGTTTTCCTCTTGTCGAAatcaaactagaaaaaaaaatgaaatcaatttcaGTATAAGAACAGCAATAAAGTAAGCAATTTAGAAATCTGAAGTACAAGTTCTTTCTAgcgtgaaaaatttaattaatccatTAAGTTTAGCTCCTTggttaaaactgttttatcaaACTATATaccccttaggaaaatttgccatagagaagcctatggtaatctatggcaacctatggctaccatagaaatttgtatggcaagataccatacgactatggttaccatagagatttgtatggcacaacNataattaaaaagaaatttagcactttattaacagtttaaatttaagaatgacACATTACGCACAATCCGTaacatgatatatatttttcttcatattatcgTATCTCTTCAAAATTTACGCCAATTGCTATTCATGGCAATACCAGTCGCCATGCCGGGTATGTCGAACATGATTGGTTGACCAACGCTTGACGTCGTTTGCAAGTATCCAATTGTCGCTTTGATAAGCATGCCGTTAGCgaaacaataactttaataaaaaaagctaaaatattcaGCTCAACAAAAAGTAAAAGCCCTTATAATTAAAAGCGTGTTCCGGCACTATTCAGTTCTTATCTTGATGCCTGCTTTGaatcctattttaaaattattgcagaaaataaaattttgctgcttAAATAAGGTATTTTGTTAACAGTAtccttgatttctttttaaaaaaaattattgtctaatatgaaatttttaatgtgatgagATGATCCATTAGAGTTCACAATCCACATTAGATCTCCATCCACAATCCATTAGAGTATCCACATTAGAGTtcacaatataatatttaagctagaaaaaaaacgaatgcaAAAGCGTTAAAAGAAATCTATTGTGTCAGAAGCCTTATTTCAAATAGGAACACATTTCCGTGCCGTACATTTCCGTTCGCACCAAATTTCTTTCCAGTTAAGAGAAATTCAACATTTACAGTAAACGGTTGTTCATTGTTTAACAGTTGATTTTTCGAtttattcaattcataattttccaGTGTCgccattagtttttatttaataacaattcgtatatcaatattttaaatatttctttccgaAAATTacactacattaaaaaaatacaatcctagagtaaaatataattcacgAACTTTATAAATATAGCGAACGTTCCTCCTGAATGCAGTTTGCTCGTTCTactttgttgttgtttctaatgtcacttgccacacgggcaaacCTGCTTGATGAAACCtagcaaatttaaggcaaattgtgcgtttcttgttttttcagtggcgccaacctgtggccaagaattcgtcttcagtcacacacacgtcacagctcgttttatagggcggacccattcatacattcatccacagatcgtaattttgacctgaatcagagaacgatcgatctcatATCcggaggtattgatttgttgtgggaacatggaggacttagaGACTcgtcagatttaacgtgcatcagtcaccatttactacatggggagtcttcggtcggtgGGTCGTTCTACTTTAGATCCACCAATcgaattctgaatttttaaacgtatattttatataaatttttattttgatgaaaaattcgtaaaaaagaatattgtcgGTGCAgctttggaaaatattttgcattaaaatgaaaagtttgttttcaaaacatttaaattctactcaaattgatttgtttataatagaaaaaaaaaggaaagaacagCTATACTCTTCTCTTTTAGTTGAAAACCGATTAAACTTCTCAGTTTATTTTCGAACGTCAGCGTTAGAACAGTTTAGAGCGGGCTCCAAAAGCTAATACttgttaacacgttgaatgccacattaattttacatggccTACCCGTCTGGCCAAATGGTAAATATGAGACAGAATTTGCTAGTTtattaaaaggtttagcatgacgtATTTTGTAAAAGTGGCGAATTATATTAGCCTacgcattgtttagaaatagttgtcgataaaaatctactaaataaaatttattaaaccaagaatcacaattaataaactaccacttgaaaatatttattcgctgtccggagcaagttggcatctctgtgtattctgtatttttgtgtgttctatattgcattattttcttcaaaccattttagtaacaataatataaaaaaaaatttaaatttattcgaattatgtgttcctaataatcttggcttcgccgatCACCGGTGAACCCCGTGGCCCGCGTGTTAAGAATATCTGATGAAAATctgtttagaattaatttacttaaaaacctttttaagaaGTGCCAGATATCACTAAAAGTGTATAGTGTTTTACTttgcattgttttatattaataattgaaaataataaatccttAAAGTATGAAGAGTATACTTGATATGCATCAAAATAgtgaatattcttaaaaaaataatgttgatgTTCACATTCTGAAATCAATGTGAATTTAACTTCcgtatatattttacaatttacgAGATCCTGAAAGTAATCAAAAAACTTCAACATGCGTAATTTTTTCGATACGTTAAATGTAGGTCACCTTCTACACTAAGCAATGCATCTGACAGGTATGGAAACcagaaattttaaagtcaatgaAACAGACATAACAGTCttcgttttctttctttgtaattaataattagaagaacTGTTAGCAAACAGTATTAAAATCTGTACATCtatctattttttcataatgttaGTAGAAAATATTCATCATTTATCTCtgggtttttaaattaaaagcaaagtgaaaattttttcgacaGCGAACAATATTTCCGGTACAAATTGGAAAAAGAGCACATTttgcacaataaataaaatataaattaaaaagaacaattctCACAGTTATTATggagcaattaaaaaaagtccttgttgaaaaacaattagggtagaaatacgaaaaaagaaatatcggaCTACCTTCTAGAGATTCAGGTACGAGTAAACAGACAGCACTTTAAATAGATAGGATATTATTCAatctaattataaatcaaaCGAAAACAAATAAAGTTCGATAATCAcaacagcataaattaaaacaaaaaaagaaaaccctTTTGACAATCTACCCTGACCACATAAAAAATCGCAAATCCGATCATAATTGATGtgcaaatgaaagaaaaatgtctAATCGGATTATATAACGATATTAAGTTTAAGatgaatgtttaaattaactgcaaatagcatttttcacaaaaaaaagaagaaaaaaaactataggtACCTACTATATTTTCAAGTAGACCGGAAAGCATAAGaagttaaataatcattataatatatataatttaaaaaaaaaattaaacaaatgataagatgaattaaaataattacggCATAGTAAAAAATCAATCGGGCATTCGTTTCAGTATAGTATAAagttaacaatattaataaacaagCACTTTATAAAGTAAAGGCATGACTGGCATACTtagcctattttttaaaaaagaaaaatgaaaaacatttaaatttaagcaaccATTATGGAATAAATGAAaccaataaagaaataaagggAACAACCAATACAGTACAAATAAAACGAATTCAAACGGGTTATCATTTTGGTATAGAGCTTGCAATACTAGTAAACAGAACTTTAATCCAGAATAAGTTTAGTCagtatacttattaattttaagtagaatGAAAAGTATAAAACGTTGGACAACTCTTAAGCTGTAAATAAAATGGGAGACAATCAATTCggaacaactaaaaaaaaaaaatcaaatcggACAATAGTTAcgcttcaaaattaaaaataaataaaaataaaatcaaatcggACATTCGTAACTCAATATAGGAAACTCAATACTAAAGTATTGAGTTTCCTATATTGAGTATACTAAATTGAGTTTCCTATATTGGCCCCAATAGTtacacttcaaaattaaaaataaagtcaaatcgAACTTTCGTTTTAGTATTGGGTTTATATCACTTAACACTTTTAAAACGTAAAACCTGTCAaacatactttaatttttacgaCACGAAAAGAATATAAAGTGACAACTCTTATGCTGCAAATAAAATGGGAGACAATCAAAACggaacaactaaaaaaaatcaaaccgGACAATAGTTAcgcttcaaaattaaaaataaagccaaaTCTCTGACATTCGTTTCAGTATTCAGTTTCCAATACTAccagtaaacattttaaacagaaaattaatgtagacatatattaatatttaattgaacaaaaaacatataaagTTAGACAACCATtacagtataaattttaaaaacttaatgagACAATCAgtatacatacctgccaactagtgatgaagttgaaaaaagattttacaaaatggtagtaaaacaaaagtttagtatggaaaattttttcgaaaatcgAAGCCATTTAAATGGCAATAAGCTTAATGAGGTTACAAATagatcttatttaaatattttttaaattattgattcgtcgtggtagtttaatttttttttttttttgaaacttcaaaCTTCAATGTTTAATACGCCAAAACCCTAATGTTTCTACAACTAAGAAAATTATCTCTCAACGACCGTGCAAGTTGGTAGCTATGAAGACGCATAAGAAAACCAAATCGGACAATAACTAcggtataataaaaaaaaaactaaagcggACAAACTGTGAATGATACATGGGtctaaatatgcaaaaagtggtaatcaataaaaatcaaagatagATTAAACAAGGTCAAAATTAGCAGCACTTCATGAGGTATTTCTTACAGTTTATTATTAAGGATAATTCgcaggaaaattaaatatatatcactAGTAATACACGGCGGTacaatgaacaataaaatagaaaataaataaaaataaattacgtttctaccactttttacattttaggtGGACGTAACATACCGGCAATTGTTTCAGTTTAAAGTTGACGGTGGGGAGTATAGTCAGGGTTTTTGCGGgccttgtaaattttaaaaagtggtaacgaaaattaaacaattgtcgataatttaatttctgtgcAACCactactaaaaattgttttaccaaAGAAATTGTGTATGCAGGAAAATTCCAGTTTCGAAACTTCTTAACTACAAAGTAGTATgttaacacattgctgaccggtcacgagttaactcgtgttttCGTTAGCAGTGATTTCgtggtgactattttaaaaagtgggcgtaattttccttgcttttcaagttttactatttaattctctaccaatttattataactttacgaaatcctatatatttgcaaaacttttgGTTATACCATTACACATAAGTAATTGCTAACTTTATATCATccggcattaaaaattaaaattttttaaagtttatttatattgttttactaccacatCCGCTTTCAAAACTATAGCCGGCCGGGCACATGGgggtaattttcagaaaagttgctGGTCAGCAATGAGTTAAGATAAGCAATAGCTTCCAGCATTAACCTTAATTTACTACcactactaaaatttttcaaggaccgTGGGAAGTCCGTACTTTAGCCCTTTCTGAAGCAGTGGTAAGTATACCTACCACCAATTTCTGAAGTCCGTGGTgaatttttttaccacttttaatataGGTTgccatttgttaataacttcagctttcttgaagtgtgtttgaataaaattggcaaccatttgtttgtttaagaaaatgtattaaagttataaaatacataattccgtttgaagtttgtagcatttctaaaatatattttataagtaacgAAAAGTAAAAGTCTGTAAGCTCCTAATAGGTCGtggtaaatatactttaattttttatgagctaaatgagtttttattttcttatatgaattactattcttatatcaatttcaattccaaaaatactttaatttacctttactagaaataaatattaaagggttaaacagaaaaaaacgtAACATATATACTTACCCTCATTTTAAATGTAGCAAAAATGATTACGCCACAAATATGGAGTTAAAAGATTGCCACTAAACAATTAACGCATTAGTCATTATACGAACGGATGTTAAACGTTTCAGCAGCTATCAGCATCGAAATTCAGAACAAGATTTAAGGAAGATGGTTACGAAATCCGGAGGATACGCGGGGCATTTCCAACTAAAAAAACCAACTTCATTTATACGCTTAAAATGAAGTTTCGTGaatactaaaatgtatttagtttatttatgccCATTTTGATTGGGGAGTCAATTTGCTGAATGGGTTAGaagcagtatatttttaacacgttgaatgccatgggggtcaccggttaCCGGCGAAGTCAAGGTTAtcagaaacacataattcgagtaaatttttaatNggtacttttttcaatttattattaaggatAATTCGTAGGgaaattaaatgtatatcaCTAGTAATACACTGTGGTACAATGGacaataatatagaaaataaataaaaatgaattaagtttctaccactttttacatttttaggtGGAACGACGTAACATACCGGCAATTGTTTCAGTATAAAGTTTACGGTGGTATTACAGTCAGGGTTTTGCGggctttgtaaattttaaaaagtgataacaaaaattaaacaattgccgataatttaatttctgtgtaacaaccactaaaatttgttttccaaaattttctaccactactaaaatttttcaaggtcaGCGGAGACTCcactttaaatagaaaaaaaaacgtaacatGCACACTTACCCTCATTTTaactagaacaaaaattatacatagTAACTCCTCCACAAATTATAGAGATAAAAGATTGCTACTAAACAATTAACGCATTAGTCATTATACGAACGGATGTTAAACGTTTCAGCAGCTATCAGCATCGAGATTCAGAACAAGATTTAAGGAAGATAGTTACGAAATCCGGAGGATACTTTAATTATAGCCGGCATTTCCAACTAAAAAAACCAACGTCATTCATACGCTTAAAATGAAGTTTCGTGAATactaaatgtatttagtttatgCCCATTTTGATTAGGGAGTCAATTTGCTGAATGGGTTAGaagcagtatatttttaacacgttgaatgccatgggggtcaccggttaCCGGCGAAGTCAAGGTTAtcagaaacacataattcgagtaaatttttaatatatttatattatcgttactaaaataggttgaagaaaataatacaatatagaacactcaaaaatagttttatttatttacacagcGATACCATCTTATACggacagtgaataaatattttcaagtggtagtttattaattgtgattcttggtttaataaattcattttagtagatttttatccaccactatttctaaacaattcgaaGGGTTATATCATTCACCACTTATATCTAAAATGcaatgctaaaccttttaaaaaactactaaaatctGTCAAATTTGCACACTTAGCTGGTTGTTATGTATAGTTGTGGCTAGAcgggcattcaacgtgttaattatTCTAAACATGGCTTGTTTGTACTCcgaagaaaaagagaaaaaaagctgGTAATAAAGCCATTTATATTCTGGCTTATTTTCTTAGGAATAAATGTCCGTGATTGCTAAgacatatttacaattatttacttgtataggaaatagttttgtatttacattttatcacATTGCAAGCGGATCACGTAAAATTACGTTTGTGAAATTTCCGTGATCCATACAAGAGTTcaaaaagttatagcaaaacTACTAGTTATAGCAATTGTTtgacgtaaatttttttaagaaacttgaaATCGTAGCCATAGTGATAAGTTTGCtccaatttttatgaaatcttgtctaccacttttttaaaattttaacctatAACAGttgta
The Parasteatoda tepidariorum isolate YZ-2023 chromosome 9, CAS_Ptep_4.0, whole genome shotgun sequence genome window above contains:
- the LOC107438943 gene encoding G-protein coupled receptor Mth2-like gives rise to the protein MELYFYIIAFTQVMRSYGNPLLTISNSSMKQTQPIFSNENTATSSLDSKYAHPFSANLDSDHTNSSVSDSDSNEAIISTSNLVSNSANTSTSDTSAKYIATASNLDFQKHCARVILDIKNVEFLANGNMFIPSYNTTIHPSKMHIIQNDRRICFYPTEQLKKELFKHCGTFEYNADEFKHLLNGSVILYGVLLEDEVYEVNKAGKLVLCSMDYDDIDEDEFNKLLPKPMDDTNKAALYIGNIGSAISILALLIHIVTFCLVPSLRNLPGYNLASLGVAFLMAYSFSLIVQIPQVFGKSCVLAGILKQYFFLVAFFWMNVMAFDVWKTLRMATERLMVSNKSARLRQFLWYSSYAWLVPLCIVSVCVGLDNSKNVSEKIKPLYGKNGFCWLTNDVAKGIFFSLPAFVLFLSNAVFFVLSAFILKNNTMKQTVESDQRQTAQLNLVLHIRLAVMMGITWLIGAIGIIFSYSEAEWLRVAKLDTVVWFLFDILNSLQGLFVFLLFTCSRKVFKHIQDRMSMSTLKTKIEKYMFGECLRNGF